The stretch of DNA GGATCGAGGTGCTCGCCCGCTCGCTGTTCCGGGCCGGTGTGGTCGACACCGTCATCGCCGTCGAACTGCCGCGGCAGCGTGCCTTCATGCACCTCGACACGGCGATGACGATGGTGGACCGCGACGCGTTCTCGGTCTTCCCCTATCTGCCCGATGACCTGCGCTCCTTCGCGCTGCACCGGGTCGGCGAGGACGGCTGCTTCAAGCTCGAGGAGAACAGCGACCTGTTCGGCGTGGTCGCCGACGCGCTCGGCCTGGACCGGTTGCGGGTCCTGCGCACACCGATCGACCGGGCCGGCGCCGAGCGGGAGCAGTGGAACGACGCCAACAACTTCCTGGCCCTCGCGCCGGGCGTCGTGGTCGGGTACGACCGCAACACCACCACCAACCGCTACCTCGCCGACCAGGGCATCGAGGTCGTTCCGATCGAGGGTGCCGAGCTCGGCCGCGGACGCGGTGGCGCGCGATGCCTGAGCTGCCCGATCGAGCGCGACGCGGTCGGCTGAGGGCGCGGCGAGGATCCGGCTACCCGATCTGGGGGAAGTGCCCGGATGCCCCCTCGACGAGGGGGCACCAGTCCTACGGACCGGCGCACGGCGTCGTCGTGGGCGGGGTCCGACGTCCGAACGAACCCACGAGACTCGAGGAGTGAGTTGACGGTGAACCTCAGCATCTCGAAAGCAGTGGTGATCGCCAGCGCGCTGGTCGTCGCCGGCGGCAGCGCCGCCTACGGTATCGCCCAGGCCGACGACACGACGCCGACCGCCACCTGCAGCGCCTCGCCGTCCTTGGACGTCGGTGCGACGACCACGACGTTCTCCATCCGGTGCAGCGTCCCGAACCAGACGGTGACGGTGACCTCGGTCCCGACCGAGACGGTCACCGTGACGCCGTCGGCCACCGGCACGGCGAACCCGACCGGCACCCCGAGCGACACCTCGCAGCCGTCCGACACCGCCTCTACCACCCCGTCCAGCACCCCGTCCACCGCCTCCTCCTCGCCACCGGCATCGTCGTCGTCCACCCCGACGGGAACGACGACGCCCGGGGGGCCCTGCACGCCGGCCGACACCGTCGCGGCGTTCTACCCCACCGCCGGCAACCCGACCGGGCAGGGCTCCGCCGACCTCGGCGGCGGCTACAACGCCTCGGCCGAGGAGTGGGGCGTCTACCCGGAGTACCGGCAGACGATGTGCGTGTACTCGACCAGCCACTGGACCGTCGACGCCGCCGTGACCGATCACGGCGGAGCCGTCCAGGCCTACCCCTCGATGCGCCGGATCTATCACGACTGGGGTCGGGGCACCGACTTCTCCCAGGACCCGAAGCTGTCCTCGTTCCCGAGGCTCGAGGCGAGCTTCGCGCAGACCGATCCGGCCGACTGTTCGGCCTGCATCTACGACGACGCCTTCGACATCTGGCTCAACGGGATCTCCAGCAGTGGCGATACCGAGCTGATGATCTGGACGCACAACGTCAAGCAGGCGCCGGCCGGATCGAGGGTCGCCTCCGGGGTGGCGCTCGCCGGTCACACCTGGGACGTCTACGACGCGGCGCCGTCGTACGTCGCCTACGTGCCGACGGACGTCGACGACATCGGGCAGGGCACCTTCGACCTCAAGTCGTTCATCGCCGATGCCGCCGCACGCAAGCTGACGACAGCCGATCCGCGGGTCGGGCAGGTCTCCTACGGCGTCGAGACGGTCTCCACCGGCGGAGTCGCCCGGCACTGGGACTTCAGCGACTTCGCCCTCGCCGACAGCTGAGTCGGACAGACACCGGGCAAGCCCCGACCCGCCGGCACGCGGGTCGGGGACGGGCCCCTAGGACTCGACCTTCGCCGCGGCAGGTCGGTTGACCCGGCCGATGACGTGCTCGCCGTACGCCGCGAGCGTCTCCTCCTTGGCGTCGTGCTGGAGATAGACGGCGAACTGGTCCACGCCCAGCCCGCGCAGCGCCTCCAGCTTGGCGACCTGCTCCTCGACGGTGCCGATGAGGCAGAACCGCTCGACGATCTCGTCGGGCACGAAGCTGGCATGGGTGTTGCCGGCCCGACCGTGCTCGTTGTAGTCGTAGCCCGCGCGGCCGGCGATGTAGTCGGTCAACGCCTGCGGCACGGCGCCCCCGGTGCCGTACTTCGCCACGATGTCGGCGACGTGGTTGCCGACCATCCCGCCGAACCAGCGGCACTGGTCGATCGCATGTGCGCGCGCCTGGGTGGAGCCGTCGGTCACGTACGCCGGCGCGGCGACGCAGAACGTGAGCGACTCCGGATCGCGGCCGGCGTCGGCCGCTGCCTTGCGCACCGTGGCGATCATCCAGGCGGCGATGTCGAGGTCGGCGAGCTGCAGGATGAAGCCGTCGCCGACCTCGCCCGCCGCCTTGAGCGCGAGCGGTCCGTAGGCGGCGATCCACACCTCGAGCCGCGAGCTGGTCGCCCACGGGAACTGCAGGGTCGAGCCGTTGACCTCGACCGGTCGGCAGCTCGCCAGCTCGCGGATCACGTGGGTGGCCTCGCGCATCGCCTTGACGGTCGTCGGCCTGCCGTTGAGCACCCGGACGGCGGAGTCGCCGCGGCCGATGCCGCAGACGGTGCGATTGCCGTACATCTCGTTCAGGGTGGCGAACACGCTCGCGGTGACCGTCCAGTCCCGGGTGGCCGGGTTGGTGACGAACGGCCCGACCGTGATGCGCCGGGTCTCGGCGAGGATCTGACTGTGGATGACGTAGGGCTCCATCCACAGCAGATGCGAGTCGAAGGTCCATACGTGACTGAAGCCGTACTCCTCGGCGCGCTTGGCCAACGCCACCGTGCGCCACGCCGGTGGGTCGGTCTGCAGGACGACTCCGAAGTCCATGGATCTCCTTTCGATGCTCGAGCGCGTCGGGGGCGTGCCCCGACCGCGTCGAGGGGTCAGCTCAGATACTGCGACAGCCCGCGGGCGACGTACTGCCCATGGCCTTTGCGCCCGACGTAGCCGGAGTCGTCGACGACCACCGCACCGCGCGACATCACCAGGTCGACGTGGCCGTCGATCTCGAAGCCCTCCCACGCGGAGTAGTCCATGTTCATGTGGTGGGCGGTCCGGCCGGGTCCCATCCCGATCGAGGTGTGCCCGCTCGGGTCGTAGACCACGATGTCGGCGTCGGCTCCGGGCGCGATGACCCCCTTCTTGCCGTACATTCCGAACATCCGGGCCGGCGTGGTCGAGGTGATCTCGACCCATCGCTCTAGGGTGATCTCGCCGGTGACGACGCCCTGGTACATCAGGTCCAGCCGGTTCTCGACCGAGCCGATGCCGTTGGGGATCTTGGAGAAGTCGTTGCGGCCGAGCTCCTTCTGGTCCTTCATGCAGAACGGGCAGTGGTCGGTGGAGACCATCTGGATGTCGTTGGTGCGCAGGCTCTGCCACATCGCGTTCTGGTGCCCCTCGGCGCGCGAGCGCAGCGGCGTGGAGCAGACCCACTTGGCGCCCTCGAGGGTGCCCCACCGCTCGCTGACAGCGGCGAGCTGCTCCTCCAATGAGAGGTAGAGGTACTGGGGGCAGGTCTCGCCGAAGACGTTGAGGCCGCGATCGCGCGCTGTCGCGATCTGCTCGACGGCCTGCTTGGCAGAGACGTGCACGACGTACAGCGGTGCGCCGGTGAGGTCGGCGAGCATGATCGCGCGGTGGGTGGCCTCCTCCTCGGCCTGCCACGGACGGGTGATGCCGTGCCAGTACGGCGTGGTCTTGCCAGCGGCGATCGCCTGCTGGACGAGGACGTCGATGACGGCGCCGTTCTCGGCGTGCATCATCATCATCGCTCCGTTCTCGGAGCCCTTCTGGAAGGCCCGCAGGATCTGGCCGTCGTCGGAGAGGAAGACGCCCTTGTAGGCCATGAAGAGCTTGAAGCTGGTGACCCCCTCGGAGATCAGCTCGTCCATCGCGGTCAGGCTGCTGTCCTGGACGTCGGAGAGGATCTGGTGGAAGCCGTAGTCGATGGCGCAGTTGCCGGCGGCCTTCTCGTGCCACAGGTGGTACTGGTCGAGCACGTTCTGCTCCGGGTACTGCACCACGAAGTCGACGATCGTCGTCGTGCCGCCCCACGCCGCGGCGCGGGTGCCGGTCTCGAAGGTGTCGCTGGCGAAGGTGCCGCCGAACGGCATCTCCATGTGGGTGTGGGCATCGACCCCGCCCGGGACGACGTACTTCCCGGTCGCGTCGATGGTGCGGTCCGGCGCGATGGGGCCGAAGGGGATGGCGCCCGGCTGGATCAGCGCGACGATCGTCTCACCGTCGACGAGGACGTCGGCCTGCGTACGCCCGGTGGCGCTGACGACCGTCCCGCCGGTGATCAGGGTGGTGCTCATGCCTGCGGGATCCGGGTGTAGGTGTCGGGCCGGCGATCGCGGTAGAACTGCCAGTCGTCGCGCATCTGCTGCACCATGTCCAGGTCGAGGTCGCGCACGAGCAGCTCCTCCTTCTCGCTCGAGCCGCGCTCGCCGACGAAGTTCCCCCGCGGGTCGATCACCTGGCTGGTGCCGTAGAAGTCCACGGCCTCCTCGCCGTACTCGTTGTCCTCCCGACCGACCCGGTTGGGCTGGAGCACGAAGTAGCCGTTGGCGACGGCAGCGCAGGGACCCTCGACCTCCCACAACCGGTTGGACAGGCCCGGCTTGGTGGCGTTCGGGTTGAAGACCAGGTGGGCGCCGTTCAGCCCGAGCTCACGCCAGCCCTCGGGGAAGTGCCGGTCGTAGCAGATGTACATCCCGACCTTGCCGATCGCCGTCTCGAAGACCGGATAGCCCAGGTTGCCGGGGCGGAAGTAGAACTTCTCCCAGAACTTCTCCAGGTGCGGGAGATGGTTCTTGCGGTAGGTGCCGAGGATGGTGCCGTCGGCGTCGACCAGCACCGAGGTGTTGTAGTAGACCCCGGTCTCGGCCTCCTCGTAGATCGGCAGGATCATCACCTGGCCGAGCTCCTTGGCCAGTGCGGCGAAGCGCTGCACGATCGGCCCGTCGGCCGCCTCGGCGTACCGGTAGTACTTCTTGTCCTGCGTGATGCCGAAGTAGGGCCCGTAGAAGAGCTCCTGGAAGCACATCGCCTGGGCTCCCTGCGCGGCGGCGTCGCGGGCGAACTGCTCGTGCCTGTCGAGCATCGACTCCTTGTCGCCGGTCCACGTCGTCTGCGAGATGGCAACCCTGACAATCGACATGCTGCAGCCTTCCGACGGTCGGCGTCGTGACTACGGCGCCGTGGTTTCCTGAGCTGGTTCTCGCTCCACCATGGCACGTACGGCGCACCCGTGCACCGACTACTTTGCAAAGTCTCCCCAGATGTAACGACGCCGAAATGCGGGCGCCTCGCGGTGGGCCGGCGCCGCACCTGACCCTCTCTGCTGGGCGTGTCGCCACCCCGGTACCGGTGCCGAGCACCCATCCGACCGCCGGGGTGGCTCCGGATAACGCAGGAGGGGTCGCACGACCCGCCGAGACGGCGCGGACGGGAGGTCGCGCCGGGGGTCATCCGAAGGGGAGCGAACGGTGTCTCTACCCACTGCGAGGTCGACGTTGACCGAGTTCCTGCTCGCCCGCATCGCCGAGGACGAGGCGTCGGCGCGCGCTGCCGGCGGCCTGGCCTGGCTCGATGGCGATCATCCGACCCGGTCGGCGGTCATCGCGGATGCGGCCGGTGATGCGGTCGTCTACAGCGAGGGGATCGCGTGGGAGCCGCAGGCCACCCATATCGCCCGCTGGCACCCCGCGCGCGTGCTGGTCGAGTGCGAGGTCAAGCGGCGCCTCATCGCCGAACACCTCGAGCCGTGCCCGACCCTGCGACTGCTCGGGCTGACCTACTGCGACCACGAGGACTATCTCGAGGACTGGCGTCCCTAGCGTCAGTGCCGGATCGGGGAGCGGGGCGCGGGCACGTAGCAGCCGTCCCGCTCGGCCTGGACGGCCGCCAGCGTCCGCGACGGCGCGTCGAGCTTGTGCAGGATGTGCTCGACGTGGGCGGCCACGGTCCGCGGGGCGAGGGCGAGTCGGCGCGCCACCTGCTGGTTGGACAGTCCGTCGACGATGTGCCCGAGCACCTCGAGCTCGCGGGAGGTCAAGCCCCGGCAGTCGCCGTCGGGACTGACGAGCAGCGTTCCGAGCACGAAGGCGGGTACGTCGGCGGCGGCGAGGACCGTCATGCGGACATGGCCGCCGGCACCACCGTCGTCCACCGGCCACATGAACGATCGGTACACCTGCCCGGCCAGGAGCGCGTCCCGGGCGACCTCGACGACCGGGCACCGCGCGTCCAGGAGCTCGTGGCGCTCAAGGCCCGGAAGCGGCTGGAGCGTCCCGTCGCGGAACAGCACGGCGCCGGAGGTGGCGCCCTGCACGAGCCGTGCGGTGGCGAGGACGGAACGCATGGGGGAGACCCCGCCGGCGACCAGTGGGGCGAGCCGCGCCATGGTGGCCCGTACCGCCGGCGAGGGCGGATCGCCGCTGAAGAACAGCAGCGTGAGGATGCCGAGATAGGGGCCGCCCGGTTCGAACAGCGGCACCCCCAGCCCCTCCCGGAAGCCGGTCGGGATCAGGCAGTCGGTCCAGGTGGGCAGCTCGTCCACGGGGACGGCCAGATCCGCCAGGCTGAGCGGCGGCCGGTTCCTGGTGAGGCCGGCGTCCCGGATGCTCTCGGCGACCGCCGGCCGGGCGAGGTAGTCGAGGACGGGCTGCTCGAGACCGGTGCTGGCCACGGTGGCGTACACCTTGGCGTCCGGATCGGCCAGGGCCAACCAGGTCGCCCCGGGCGGCAGCCAGCGGGTCAGCCCGTCCACGAGCCGCTGCGCGCGCTCGGCCAGGGGCGCGCCGGTCGAAGCGACGTCGGTGAGCGATGCCAGGGGCGGACGGGGCACGTCGGCTCCCTCCCAGTAGCAGGGATCCACGGGCGCAGCGGCCGGTCCCCTCACCTATGCCTTCGACCACTGCTGGCTGGCAAGCGACGCCAACCAGCGGCGTGGTACCCGCTCGTTCGGGCCGACACTCACGACACGCCGAGCGGTCTCAGTGCCCGCACCGTGGGCATTTCTGCCGATATCGGACCGGCCGCGCGGATCCGTGTAATCGAGGTGAGCCCACGGTGGGAGACAGACGCGGAAGGAGACGACCGAGATGAAGGCAGTGGTGTACGAGGGGCCGAGGAAGGTCAGCGTGAAGGATGTGCCGGACGCGCGCATCGAGCGTCCGACCGACGTGCTGGTTCGGATCACATCGGCGAACATCTGCGGCTCGGACCTGCACATGTACGAGGGGCGGACCGACTTCGAGCCCGGCCGCTGGTTCGGGCACGAGAACCTCGGCCAGGTGGTCGAGGTCGGGGACGGGGTCGACAAGGTCAAGGTGGGCGAGTACGTGGTCCTGCCGTTCAACATCGCGTGTGGTCACTGCAAGAACTGCGAACGCCAGCTCACCAACTACTGCCTGACGGCCCAGCCGGAGCCGAGCATGGCCGGCGCGGCGTACGGCTTCGCCGACATGGGTCCGTACGGCGGAGGGCAGGCGGAGCTGCTGCGCGTGCCGTGGGGCGACTTCAACTGCCTGCGGCTCGGGGAGGACGCCGAGCAGCGCCAGACCGACTACGTGATGCTGGCCGACATCTTCCCGACCGGCTACCACGCCACCGAGCTGGCAGGGGTGCAGCCCGGCGACCAGACGGTCATCTACGGCGCCGGCCCGGTCGGGCTGATGGCGGCGCTCTCCGCGACGATCCGCGGCGCCAGCAAGGTGATGGTCGTCGACAGGCACCCCGACAGGCTCCGCCTCGCCGAGTCGATCGGGGCGATCGCCATCGACGACTCCCAGGTGGATCCGGTCGAGGCGGTCCTGGAGCAGACCATGGGTCTGGGCGCTGACAACGGCTGTGAGTGCGTCGGCTACCAGGCGCACGAGCCCAGCGGGGAGGAGCACGCGAACCTCACGATGAACCGGCTGGTCGCCTCCGTGCGCTTCACCGGGAGGATCGGCAACGTCGGTGTCTTCGTCCCGCAGGACCCCGGGGCGAAGGACGAGCTGGCCAAGCAGGGCAAGCTCGCCTTCGACTACGGCATGTTCTGGTTCAAGGGGCAGCACATCGGCAGTGGCCAGGCCCCGGTCAAGAAGTACAACCGGCAGCTGAGGGACCTGATCGCTGCCGGCAAGGCCGAGCCGTCGTTCATCGTGAGCCACGAGTTGCCGCTCGACCGGGCGCCCGAGGCCTACCAGCACTTCGACAGCCGCGACGACGGCTGGACCAAGGTCGTGCTGCACCCGGCGATGGCAGGCGCGTGACATGGCGACGACGCTGGATGGACGGCGGGTGGCCATCCTCGCGGCCGACGGGGTGGAGCGGGTCGAGCTGGAGCAACCCCGGCAGGCGCTGGACGACGCCGGAGCGAGCACCGAGGTGCTCTCGATCAGCAGCGGCAAGATCCAGGCCCGTGACCACGACCTGAAGGACGCCGGCACCTTCGCCGTCGACCGGCTCGTCGGGGAGGCCTCGGTCGAGGACTACCACGCGCTGCTCCTGCCGGGTGGGACGGTGAACCCCGACAAGCTGCGGATGGAGCCGGCCGCGGTCGAGTTCGTCAGACGCTTCGTGCAGTCGGGCAAGCCGGTCGCGTCGATCTGCCACGGCCCCTGGAACTTCGTCGAGGCCGACGTCGCGCGGGGCCGTCGGCTGACCTCGTGGCCCAGCGTGCGCACCGACCTGCGCAACGCCGGTGCCGAGGTGGTCGACGAGGAGGTGGTCACCGACGGCAACATCACCACCAGTCGCTCACCCGACGACCTGCCCGCGTTCTGCGAGCGGATCGTGCAGGAGTTCGCCAAGGCCCCGCAGGGCGCTGGAGCGGGAGGCCGGGCGTGACGTCGTCGGTTCAGAGCGTCGCCACCCAGGCGGCCCGCGGCGCCGGAACCCTTGCCCGGCAGGTGCGGTCGGCCCTCAATCCCGCTGTCGCCCACCCTGCCGGCGTGAGCGCACCCAGCAGCACGGGCACCGCTACATCCCCGAGATCCTCGACCGGATGAGCCGGGACGAGGTGAGGACGGAGCATCTGGCCACCCATGTGATGCCTCTCGACGACGGCCCGCGGGGCTACCGGATGTTCAAGGCGGAGGAGGACGGGTGCGTGCGCGCCGTGTTCCGCCCGGGTGGGTGAGCACGAAAGCGCTGGAAGGGTCTTGGTCGGCACACGAATCGGTTGCGAGAGGTGAACATGCGCGCGATGGTCTACCGCGGTCCCTACCGGGTCCGCGTCGAGGAGAAGGACATCCCGACGATCGAGCATCCCAACGATGCCATCGTGCGGGTGACCCGGGCGGCGATCTGCGGGTCCGACCTGCACCTGTACCACGGCATGATGCCGGACACGCGGGTCGGACACACGTTCGGTCACGAGTTCATCGGCGAGGTCCAGGAGGTCGGCTCGTCGGTGCAGAACCTGCAGCGCGGTGATCGGGTCATGGTGCCGTTCAACGTCTTCTGCGGCACCTGCTACTTCTGCGCCCGGGGGCTGTACTCGAACTGCCACAACGTGAACCCGAACGCAACGGCGGTGGGTGGCATCTACGGCTACTCCCACACCTGCGGCGGCTACGACGGGGGTCAGGCGGAGTACGTCCGGGTGCCGTTCGCCGACGTGGGGCCGGGGCTGATCCCGGACTGGCTGGACGACGACGACGCGGTGCTGTGCACCGACGCGCTGCCCACCGGGTACTTCGGCGCCCAGCTCGGCGGCATCGTCGAGGGCGACGTCGTCGTGGTGTACGGCGCCGGACCGGTGGGCCTCTTCGCCGCGCGGTCGGCCTGGCTGATGGGCGCCGGAAGGGTGATCGTCGTCGACCACCTCGACTACCGGCTCGAGAAGGCACGCGACTTCGCCCACGCCGAGCCGATCAGCTTCACCGAGCACGGCGACGTGGTCCGGCACCTCAAGTACCTCACCGAGGGCCTCGGGGCCGATGTCGTCATCGACGCGGTCGGTGCCGAGGCCGACGGGAACCTCCTCCAGCACGTCACCGCGGCGAAGCTGAAGCTCCAGGGCGGCTCGCCGGTGGCGCTGAACTGGGCGATCGACACCGTCCGCAAGGGCGGCACCGTCTCGGTCATCGGCGCGTACGGTCCGCTGTTCAGCGCCGTGAAGTTCGGCGACGCGATGAACAAGGGCCTCACGCTCCGGATGAAC from Nocardioides sp. BP30 encodes:
- a CDS encoding TIGR03842 family LLM class F420-dependent oxidoreductase, with the protein product MDFGVVLQTDPPAWRTVALAKRAEEYGFSHVWTFDSHLLWMEPYVIHSQILAETRRITVGPFVTNPATRDWTVTASVFATLNEMYGNRTVCGIGRGDSAVRVLNGRPTTVKAMREATHVIRELASCRPVEVNGSTLQFPWATSSRLEVWIAAYGPLALKAAGEVGDGFILQLADLDIAAWMIATVRKAAADAGRDPESLTFCVAAPAYVTDGSTQARAHAIDQCRWFGGMVGNHVADIVAKYGTGGAVPQALTDYIAGRAGYDYNEHGRAGNTHASFVPDEIVERFCLIGTVEEQVAKLEALRGLGVDQFAVYLQHDAKEETLAAYGEHVIGRVNRPAAAKVES
- a CDS encoding nitrilase-related carbon-nitrogen hydrolase; the encoded protein is MSIVRVAISQTTWTGDKESMLDRHEQFARDAAAQGAQAMCFQELFYGPYFGITQDKKYYRYAEAADGPIVQRFAALAKELGQVMILPIYEEAETGVYYNTSVLVDADGTILGTYRKNHLPHLEKFWEKFYFRPGNLGYPVFETAIGKVGMYICYDRHFPEGWRELGLNGAHLVFNPNATKPGLSNRLWEVEGPCAAVANGYFVLQPNRVGREDNEYGEEAVDFYGTSQVIDPRGNFVGERGSSEKEELLVRDLDLDMVQQMRDDWQFYRDRRPDTYTRIPQA
- a CDS encoding DUF6221 family protein produces the protein MSLPTARSTLTEFLLARIAEDEASARAAGGLAWLDGDHPTRSAVIADAAGDAVVYSEGIAWEPQATHIARWHPARVLVECEVKRRLIAEHLEPCPTLRLLGLTYCDHEDYLEDWRP
- a CDS encoding helix-turn-helix transcriptional regulator, whose product is MPRPPLASLTDVASTGAPLAERAQRLVDGLTRWLPPGATWLALADPDAKVYATVASTGLEQPVLDYLARPAVAESIRDAGLTRNRPPLSLADLAVPVDELPTWTDCLIPTGFREGLGVPLFEPGGPYLGILTLLFFSGDPPSPAVRATMARLAPLVAGGVSPMRSVLATARLVQGATSGAVLFRDGTLQPLPGLERHELLDARCPVVEVARDALLAGQVYRSFMWPVDDGGAGGHVRMTVLAAADVPAFVLGTLLVSPDGDCRGLTSRELEVLGHIVDGLSNQQVARRLALAPRTVAAHVEHILHKLDAPSRTLAAVQAERDGCYVPAPRSPIRH
- a CDS encoding zinc-dependent alcohol dehydrogenase yields the protein MRAMVYRGPYRVRVEEKDIPTIEHPNDAIVRVTRAAICGSDLHLYHGMMPDTRVGHTFGHEFIGEVQEVGSSVQNLQRGDRVMVPFNVFCGTCYFCARGLYSNCHNVNPNATAVGGIYGYSHTCGGYDGGQAEYVRVPFADVGPGLIPDWLDDDDAVLCTDALPTGYFGAQLGGIVEGDVVVVYGAGPVGLFAARSAWLMGAGRVIVVDHLDYRLEKARDFAHAEPISFTEHGDVVRHLKYLTEGLGADVVIDAVGAEADGNLLQHVTAAKLKLQGGSPVALNWAIDTVRKGGTVSVIGAYGPLFSAVKFGDAMNKGLTLRMNQCPVKRQWPRLFEHLRNGYFKPSDVVTHHVPLEHIAEGYHMFSAKLDHCIKPIVVPSAA
- a CDS encoding type 1 glutamine amidotransferase domain-containing protein, translated to MATTLDGRRVAILAADGVERVELEQPRQALDDAGASTEVLSISSGKIQARDHDLKDAGTFAVDRLVGEASVEDYHALLLPGGTVNPDKLRMEPAAVEFVRRFVQSGKPVASICHGPWNFVEADVARGRRLTSWPSVRTDLRNAGAEVVDEEVVTDGNITTSRSPDDLPAFCERIVQEFAKAPQGAGAGGRA
- a CDS encoding GH12 family glycosyl hydrolase domain-containing protein; the protein is MNLSISKAVVIASALVVAGGSAAYGIAQADDTTPTATCSASPSLDVGATTTTFSIRCSVPNQTVTVTSVPTETVTVTPSATGTANPTGTPSDTSQPSDTASTTPSSTPSTASSSPPASSSSTPTGTTTPGGPCTPADTVAAFYPTAGNPTGQGSADLGGGYNASAEEWGVYPEYRQTMCVYSTSHWTVDAAVTDHGGAVQAYPSMRRIYHDWGRGTDFSQDPKLSSFPRLEASFAQTDPADCSACIYDDAFDIWLNGISSSGDTELMIWTHNVKQAPAGSRVASGVALAGHTWDVYDAAPSYVAYVPTDVDDIGQGTFDLKSFIADAAARKLTTADPRVGQVSYGVETVSTGGVARHWDFSDFALADS
- the hydA gene encoding dihydropyrimidinase; its protein translation is MSTTLITGGTVVSATGRTQADVLVDGETIVALIQPGAIPFGPIAPDRTIDATGKYVVPGGVDAHTHMEMPFGGTFASDTFETGTRAAAWGGTTTIVDFVVQYPEQNVLDQYHLWHEKAAGNCAIDYGFHQILSDVQDSSLTAMDELISEGVTSFKLFMAYKGVFLSDDGQILRAFQKGSENGAMMMMHAENGAVIDVLVQQAIAAGKTTPYWHGITRPWQAEEEATHRAIMLADLTGAPLYVVHVSAKQAVEQIATARDRGLNVFGETCPQYLYLSLEEQLAAVSERWGTLEGAKWVCSTPLRSRAEGHQNAMWQSLRTNDIQMVSTDHCPFCMKDQKELGRNDFSKIPNGIGSVENRLDLMYQGVVTGEITLERWVEITSTTPARMFGMYGKKGVIAPGADADIVVYDPSGHTSIGMGPGRTAHHMNMDYSAWEGFEIDGHVDLVMSRGAVVVDDSGYVGRKGHGQYVARGLSQYLS
- a CDS encoding glutathione-independent formaldehyde dehydrogenase translates to MKDVPDARIERPTDVLVRITSANICGSDLHMYEGRTDFEPGRWFGHENLGQVVEVGDGVDKVKVGEYVVLPFNIACGHCKNCERQLTNYCLTAQPEPSMAGAAYGFADMGPYGGGQAELLRVPWGDFNCLRLGEDAEQRQTDYVMLADIFPTGYHATELAGVQPGDQTVIYGAGPVGLMAALSATIRGASKVMVVDRHPDRLRLAESIGAIAIDDSQVDPVEAVLEQTMGLGADNGCECVGYQAHEPSGEEHANLTMNRLVASVRFTGRIGNVGVFVPQDPGAKDELAKQGKLAFDYGMFWFKGQHIGSGQAPVKKYNRQLRDLIAAGKAEPSFIVSHELPLDRAPEAYQHFDSRDDGWTKVVLHPAMAGA